In Sphaeramia orbicularis chromosome 3, fSphaOr1.1, whole genome shotgun sequence, a genomic segment contains:
- the LOC115417019 gene encoding dromaiocalcin-1-like → MHPHYPYIHYRLVSVQPGEDHAYMRFRVREATTDKVWVGLRFLVDQWRWVNGVDMLFSDLPECPVEQQRCGALSTNSNSSTLEPMDCLETNNFLCYI, encoded by the exons ATGCACCCACACTACCCCTACATCCACTACAGGTTGGTCAGTGTCCAGCCTGGAGAAGACCACGCCTACATGAGGTTCAGGGTCAGGGAGGCCACCACGGACAAG GTGTGGGTTGGTCTGCGTTTCCTGGTGGATCAGTGGCGGTGGGTGAACGGAGTGGACATGTTGTTCTCAGACCTTCCTGAGTGTCCCGTTGAGCAGCAGAGGTGTGGAGCTTTGTCCACAAACTCCAACAGCAGCACTCTGGAGCCCATGGACTGTCTGGAAACAAACAACTTCCTGTGTTACATTTAG